A region of Vitis vinifera cultivar Pinot Noir 40024 chromosome 15, ASM3070453v1 DNA encodes the following proteins:
- the LOC132255178 gene encoding uncharacterized protein LOC132255178, protein MPNAEHRFCVRHLHANFKKDFPGKVLKDAMWSAARATTKNSFDFHMDELKKLDVKAYEWLVKLDVRIWSRHAFNPRSKSDTLVNNIAESFNAWILEVRDKPVLTMMEIIRVMLMQRLQTKRDHMRRHEGRVCPRIYKKLERIKSEVGHCISRWNGESKYEVEYIYGGRYVVDLNERTCGCGRWGLSGIPCFHAAAIIIEHGEQLETYVDIAYTKETFLSCYQWMISPLPSHEQWPKTPNDLIKPPKFTKKVGKHKKVRKREAGEPINAFRVSKKGTAMKYGNCFQWGHNQRTCKAPDNPNKKAYKKKKKGQLEQSSTSGAKGSKKLLGTQQSNIGTQQSSQSCTKDNTSGSKKDKGKAKV, encoded by the exons ATGCCTAATGCAGAGCACAGATTTTGTGTTAGGCATTTACATGCAAATTTCAAGAAGGATTTTCCTGGGAAGGTACTCAAAGATGCAATGTGGAGTGCTGCTAGGGCAACAACAAAGAATTCTTTTGACTTCCACATGGATGAGTTGAAGAAGCTAGATGTGAAGGCATATGAGTGGCTTGTGAAGTTAGATGTGAGAATATGGAGCAGACATGCTTTTAATCCAAGAAGCAAGAGTGACACTCTAGTAAACAATATAGCAGAGTCTTTCAATGCTTGGATTTTGGAGGTTAGGGATAAACCAGTGTTGACAATGATGGAGATCATAAGAGTGATGTTGATGCAAAGGTTGCAAACCAAAAGAGATCATATGAGAAGGCATGAAGGGAGGGTTTGTCCAAGAATCTATAAGAAGCTTGAGAGGATAAAAAGCGAGGTTGGACATTGCATTTCTCGTTGGAATGGAGAGTCCAAATATGAGGTGGAGTATATTTATGGTGGAAGATATGTGGTGGACTTGAATGAGAGGACTTGTGGTTGTGGGAGATGGGGATTGAGTGGAATCCCATGTTTTCATGCTGCTGCTATAATAATTGAGCATGGAGAGCAACTTGAGACTTATGTAGACATTGCTTACACTAAGGAGACATTCCTAAGTTGTTACCAATGGATGATAAGCCCACTTCCAAGCCATGAACAATGGCCAAAAACACCCAATGACCTAATCAAGCCCCCAAAATTTACAAAGAAAGTAGGCAAGCATAAGAAGGTAAGAAAGAGGGAGGCAGGAGAACCTATTAATGCATTTAGGGTGAGCAAGAAAGGAACTGCCATGAAATATGGGAATTGTTTCCAGTGGGGCCATAATCAAAGAACTTGTAAAGCTCCTGATAACCCCAACAAGAAggcttataaaaagaaaaagaaagggcaATTAGAACAATCATCTACATCTGGAGCTAAAGGGAGTAAAAAATTATTG GGTACTCAGCAATCAAATATAGGTACTCAACAGTCAAGTCAAAGTTGTACAAAGGACAACACTAGTGGAAGCAAGAAGGATAAGGGAAAGGCTAAGGTTTAG